A window of Nicotiana sylvestris chromosome 8, ASM39365v2, whole genome shotgun sequence genomic DNA:
TATTACGTTGAGGCTTTTATCATCAGTTCTGAAAATTTATGAATAATAAATGATGGCCTGTATCAGTTCCTTGAGCAAGTTAATTCACGTGGGAAGGAAAGCCACACAATAATTACTATAAGCATAGGATTTCAATTTGCAGCTCTAAGAATTAATATAGAGTAGTAGCTAAGCTCCATTTTCTTTTTTGTGGTTGGTTAATTTATGGCTGAATTAATTCACTATTGTCCTAATGCATGTGTAATTCGTGGAGAAGCCAAAGCCTTTCATTTTAAGGAAATTgtaccattatatatatatatatttatatatttcagaattaaGAGTTTTAGTTATATTTACAATGTAAATTTATTTTTCACCATCAATGTAATTTAACTGATGATAATAATttgttgtttcatttttctgttaCACCAACAAATTACTTATCATTTTTCAGTTACATATTGATATAGGTTAAGTTACGTAACCGAAAAAATGATAAGTAACCTATTAATTAGAGTCAATTGAATTGCactaataaaataaaagggcagTCCGATGCACGAAACATTTCGCATTTCTACAGCGTCTAAGGAAGTGTTGCACTCAAAGGGGGTGTGATGTAGGAAGCCTACCCTGATTATGCAAGCATGAATAACTAATTCTACGACCCCAACATGTAACCTATAGGTCATACAGAAACAACTATACCGTAAACTACACTAAtcgttaaatttttttttataaaacactgacaatgaaaaaaataaaaattaattgtGTCTCTAGAAATGAAACACGTGATTACAGCATGGAACTATAAGATCTACCAAGAAAATGGTTTCGCCATGGGGCTAAAAAAAATAGATATGGTATGTAGCACATGTTAAGATTTAGATGTCcccaaattcaagaaaataaggtTAGTTTCAATGTCCTGTCAAGAAGTTGAGCCCCTCACATTCTTGAAGAAAATAAGACTAAAAAAATACAGGAAAAAGGAGCAAATCGGTATGGTTAGATTGATATGTTGATTTTATATAGTTGTAgaataaataattttcaaaaaatcttgGAGATGTGATATATAGTTCAATCTTTAGTGGGGTACCATTTTTCTAAGTGAAACTTCCCACCAAATAGGTTGATATTTGCTCATTTACAATTGTGTGTAGCTTTCAAATATTTTACATCATCGCAATTGAGAATTTTCCGAAATGATGCTTCAGTGCCTTACTGGTTACACTTTCTTTGAATACAAAGTGTTTGGATCTTCTAAACCTTTATCTGTTAAAATTCTAAAATATATTCTAAatgaaagtaaaaaaataaagataaattacACACGCATGACCTTCATCACTGGTATAAGAGGTCTTTTTTTCTTTCTCGTATCATTCCAATTTTATCGAATATCCCTGTAAAAATGATGATTGGTTTTTCTTTCCGaacaaaatattaatttagaagGGGAGTCTTGGAATAACAGATAAGTTGTCTCCGTGTGAGTGACCTATAGGTTACGAGTTCGACCCGTAAAATCAGCCACTGATACTTGCATCAAGGTAGGCCGCCTACATTACTCTCCTCGGGATGCGACCCTTCGCCGGAAATCTGCATGAACAAGAATGCTTTGTGCATGGGGATTCCTTTTTTTTGTGTGTTGGTTTAACAAGAAAAATTAGTCTTTTTGTATCTCTTCAGAAGAATATTTCAAAAATTAAACTTAAGGGGTCCTGCAATTATATTCCTTTTCTTTGGTCACAAGGCTAGATATCAAAACCCCATTTTAGATCAACAAGAGGGCAGCCCAAAGTTGAAAACATAACCAATTTTGAGCCTTACTATTCAGGTATAATAATGGGGGGAAGTGGATCTTCTTGCTGCAACAATAAATTGGAACAGTAAATGCTAGCAAAAATTGGTTATCCCTTTTAGATTTTCTTGTTAGGTATTTTGCAGTTCACTGTCTTCTTAGCTTTCTAGTGAGTTAGAAACAGTGAATTTGTTAGTTACTTATTCCTTGCTAGCCTGCAATTTTTAGCTGAAATTGGGCAGCCTCATTTATTCCAATGACACATCATTGAATTTTCATTCTCACTTTGACTTCTCCACACATAAGGCTATGTCATGTGACTTCATTTTGTCCCTTGCTTAGCTTGTATGATCAGCTGCGTAACAGTAAAAACTTATTCGCACCGGGTGTTTACACTAGCCCAATCAATACATGGATGTCATCACAAATATTGTTATCACTAAATCATGGTTAATTAATACATATTCTCATGTTGATTTGTCACTTGATCATAGTAAATTAGTAGAATTTCATGTAACTACCCAATACGAGTAAAATTTTACCTTGCCTAATTCCAGTCTCTTATAACAGCTTAGATTTTGGCATTTAGTGTTGAGGGACTTCATAATATTGGCATTTCGTTTGGACAAAaggaattttttcattttttatcaaaaagttttcatttttttttttaaatcggtGTTtagccataaaattttcaattttcacttaaaGATTAACTTTCAAAAAACTGTTTTTCAATTTCCAATTTCCAAaaagctgtttttcaaaattttcactcatatCAGTCACAAAACTTAAataacaacccaaaattatatttatgtccaaacacaactctaatttcaAATACTATTTTTACTTGAAATTGTTTCacttttttttgggaattttacaattcttatgtctaAACGCCCACTTAATGTTGAGGGACTTCGTATTATTGGCATTTATTGTTGAGGGACTTCATATTATATTGTACGTAGTTCttatattgttatttttttaagaCGTTTGGTATTAGAACCTAAAGATCAAACTAATCTAGATTCACATGGAGTAAATCCACTAGAAGAGGTCAAGCAATACCAAGAGACTCTTTCCGAATCGGGAAACTAAAAGATAATGGTACGAATTTTCGCTCTATATtgggggagaaattaaaaaatagtcagatttataactgatcgttcaaaaatagtccagtttcaaaagtaatcgaaatttagccacttttcatgtaaagataaatctgagcaaaaacactgttcaaaacccgaaaaatacgccagtatattatactggagttccaacataagtatgcttgaactccagcatattatactggagttccaggataagtatgttggaactccagcatattatgttggagttctagcataagtacattagaactccagcataatatactagagttccagcaagtataattgtccagtataatatattggagtttggagcaccgatgctccagtatattatactagagtcagCAAATTATATCGGTCAAGCATAATATGCcggagttcatacacaagtgcatcgaactctagtatattatgctggaccggtctctgttgcagcaaaatagtggttatttttcattgatttcgtaaatgctgactatttttgagtgaccagtccgaaaactgactatatcgtgctatttttacctaTATTGGCTTGTGGATATGTTCTTATTTTGATGTCCTATCTCTCATTAGTTTAAGCCCATAGTCCATTTGTAGTCATATTGATTAAAATGATTAAGTTTAATGATTTGACAGAGTTTTTGGCCAATATTGTCCCTTATTTTTTAGGGTACGTCTATTTTGGTCCCTCAAGTATAATCCTGAGCATATTTAGTCTCTTAAGTATGCTAAAGTGGAGCACCTTCAGTCTCACTGACGCAATGTGTTACCCAACTCTGATTCATGAAGCAAATCTTCTGCTCTGAAGTAAAACATTTCCTCTCTTTTTATTGGATAATGCAAATTATCactttaatttttcatttttagatAATGTCTTCTAAAATTTTGACTTTGAAAATAGCCCCTTTTTATGCCAGTTTTCAAtgaaaaatgacactgtatagccgctgtaaaaataatagccgaaaacatttcaaaattttatatttttttgtatatatatacattttgtatgttaatatacaaaaatatacaaattttatatactttttcggctaccagatgtaaatagtttctgacacgagctaaaagtgataatacaacCTGGTTATTCGTTTGCTTCAATAATATGCCTAGAAGTGATCGTAGCAGctctatttttttcaattttaacttttctttttggaaaaATCAACTGAAATTTTTAAATGtatatttatatatacaaaaaaaatactaattttatatattttttagttattatttttacagcggctatacaatgtcattttctcATTGTAAACTAGCACAGAAGGGGATATTTTCAAGGTCAAAATTTTCGAagaaattattttaaaaaggagGAATTAAAGTGATAATTTGCGTTATCCAATAAAAGAGGAAACGTTTTGCTTCATAGCAACAGTTTTGCTTCATGAATCAGAGTTAGGTAACATCGTTAGTTTTGAACACATTGTGTCAATGAGACTAAAGGTGCTCCACTTTAACACACTTAAGGGACTAAATATGCTCAGGGTTATATTTGAGGGACCAAAATAGACGGTCCTCAAAGATAAGGGACAATATTGGTAAAAAACTCGATTTGACCAGCTATTACCTCGAATTATAATAGACTCTCACCTTCTGGTCGAGACTCCATTTAGTCGTAGGTGTTTGTTCTATAATGGGCTGAGAtacaaccaaagaaaagacaATGGTTTCTAATACTTGATGGACCATCAATTAAGTCTAAAGCTCGACTCTTTTGGGCTTTTCTCCGACACATTTGTAGTAGTCGAAAAAGGAAAGAACGTAAGGATGTTCCGTGATTTCATCCGCAAAAATCCCTCAAATCCTAAgtcttgaaatgatgtgagtttCTTGGAGTTTAGACACTAAAATAGAAATCATTAACCCCATTAAAACAGCATAGATGTTTTGATCAAGTGCAAAGCCCTCTGAGAAGGATGCATCctccaaaaatgaaagaaatccaGTAGTACATGTGGGGGTGGGGGAGCGGATTGCGAGAAACTGACTAATCTGATTGCAGACTTGGAACCTCAGTTTAGGTTATAAGGAATACATCAACACAAAAATCATCCTCTTAATCATCCACAAATCCAGGTTCTGAAATTACCTTCTTTAACTCTTGAGCTTTTTCATCATTGAAGCCCAAAGCAGACAATATCTTATAACCTGGTGATCCTACTTGTGACCACACCCCAAGGAGCAAATGAGTAGTTGTTATCTCCCCATTGTCACCTGCATTTTCATAAATAATCAAATAACCAAGAACATTTTCACTTTCTTCTGCCCAAACAAACGAACTTGGTGATCCTTGATCCGATGTTTTTTAGCACATCGCTACATTTGGCTATATTAGTAGCATAATTTATCTCTGGCTATTCCACTACATTCTAAAATTTTCATTTAATACGAAGAAAAGAGAGTAAATTTTAAAGAAATGCTTTACGACAAGAGAAACAAGTTTTGGACAGATTCAGCTGTTATATGATCCATAAACACTATAGATTGATTAAACTGCCAAGGTAACCACATAGAAtataccttttttttctttcttttttgggaTAAGTATATAGAAACAGAAAATGTCATAAATTATGAGTCTTTTTTTTTCGCAACTCGGGTGTTGTAACTACGGACTTGAAAAGAATATGTTCTGATGGAGGTTATGAATTTCCAAGTTCAATCTGCACTTTGTGCACTtttgaatatataatttttatgttCTACCTTATTTTTCATTCTGTTTCTATGCTCATCTAGTCAGTTTTTAATTTCACCTGAGTAAAATAAACAGCTAAAACCATGATAGACTCCTTCAACTTTGCTTGTAGACTTAAAGCTCTCCCACGATTTATGTAAATACTTAACATGTTCAAACAGGAATTAATGGCATACTTATGAAGGCAGAGAGATGCAGCAATCCAACAAACATGTGCCTAATTGAGTGGGAGAATACACATACTGGATTTGAGTTTTTCATCGACCGCCCAATCAAGAGCCTTTTGTGCATCTTCAGTCAAAGGAGGATGCTCAGGACTAAAAAACCACATGTCAGCTTTTCCAAGTATTTTGACAGTTTCTTCACGTACTTTAAAGAGAGTAATGCTGTTCGCCCTCAAATATTTTGAAGCAAAATTTGTCCCTGCAAATGCCGGAAGAAAATAACTATTCTAACATGATTTACTTCAAGGAGCAGAATGAACATTCACGGAAGCAGCTTAAATCAAAGTCGAAGTGTAAGCAAATTACTGAAAGACCCCTTCTATCAATTAAATATCTTCTTATTTTATCTCTGAAACTACCATAACTATATACAGTCATAATCTCTAAAAATTGCTTCTGTATGTGTCTGAATTATGTTCGAGGTGCGCAGTGTGCTtaatacaacaacaacccagtgaaatcccacaagtggtGTCTGGGAAGGGTagcgtgtacgcagaccttacccctactccagaggggtagagaggctgtttccgattgACCCTCGGTTCAAGAAGATGGAAAGAGACAGTGGAGAAGTAACAACAAAGGAAACCAGAAAGATAACACCAGCAATGTAATCAccagaaaatagaaagaaaagcaATAACAATGGCACAGTACTACAGACACAATGGAGTAATATGGACACAACAAGAACCACTAGCATTCTAAGACAAAACACTATCAGACTAGCCTCCTACAACCTAACCTGCAACCCTAATAAAGTAATATGGACACAACTGGAGCCACTAGCAGCCTAAGACAAAACACTATCAGACTAGCCtcctacctcctaacctacaaccctgaTGTTCGACTTCCAaaacttcctatcaagggtcatatcctcgaaaatctgaagccGTACCATGTCACCTCTCCCCATTATTTCTTAGGCCGCCCTATACCTTTTCTCATACCCGTCAAGGCCAGCCGTTCATACCTCCTTACCGGGGCATCCAGGCTTCTCCTccgcacgtgcccgaaccatctaagcctaGCTACCCGCATCTTGTCTTCCATgggagccacgcccaccttcACCCAGATATCTTCATTACTAATCTTATCCATcttaacatcctcatttctgcaaCATTCATTTTCTGGATATGGGAATTGTTGGCTGGCCAACACTCAGCACCATACAACATGGCCGatctaaccaccgctctatagaaTTTACCTTTAAATTTCGTAGGCACCTTCCTGTCACACAAGACGCCAGACGCTAGCCtctatttcatccaccccactccTATATGGtgcgtgacatcctcgtcaatctccccatcTCTCTGGATAAccgaccccaggtacttgaagCTCCCTTCTTGGGGGTGGCTTGAGAGGCAAGCCTCACGTCTATGCCTGCTTCTCCTGACACGccgctgaacttgcactccacgTACTCtgtcttagtcctgctcaacttgaaacctttagactcaagggtaggggtgtcaatggttcggttcggccagttattttataaaatttgtattataccaatttttcggttattctattatgtataaccaaaattagactttcgaaaccgtcccaatcatgtcggtttctcttcggtatcggtacggttcggttaattttcggtatttttttaatatcatgtaaaattcaccagtagaattgcaataacatacgttcttttataggacttagcaaaactctctagacattttaactgtttaaagggtgatgaattaaaaaaaagatggctagagtatagatccatcaactattctacaacagcgtaaaagaaatcaaacaaaggcaaagaaaatattaatcacacgagttgaaagatataccaagctgggactcaagaataaagtctatagaagattaaatattcaaaaagataaatctaaattatatgaaaggaaacatattcaatacattgtagtttgctactcataatcgctagaatactttgtgtcttgctaataaagatacttgaaataacttagtttaagtagaagtagcataataggttttaggaattagtattttgagtttaattacttgttggcttgtaatagttttcataattccaaggctcaaagaaaatttaatgcattattatttttaaacttaataaataaatatattttctacatgtaaaatttattcggtacggttcggtattttttcggtttatttttataaaataaaaaacctaccctaattatcggtgcggttatatatttatataaaaacctacggtttcttaaaaagaaacctaaaaatcaatTCGGTGCGGTACGATTTGGCcggtttagtcggttttcgaatatccattgacacccctccTCAAGGGTTTGTCTTCAAACTTCCAACCTCTCGTTAACATCGCCTCACgtctcatcaattagaactatatcatcagcgatcaccatggcacctccccttgaatatggtgtgtcagtGCGTCCATCGCCACAGCAAATAAGAACGGCCTGAGCGgagatccttggtgtaacccccataacaaccggaaaatgctccgagtgcccccccccccccccccactatcctaacccgagtcttaactccatcatacgtgtccttaatcaccctaatataagCTACCAGAACACCTTTCACCTCCAGGCATCTCCAAAGAACTTCCCTAGGGACCTTGTCATATGCTTTTTCTAGaccaataaacaccatgtgcaaatctttcttcctatccctgtacagttcaaccaacctcctaataagatGGATAGTTTTCGTAGTAGAACGACCAGGCATGAACTCAAACTGGTTATCGGATATCGACACCAACCTCCTCACATAAGCTAAAATCCACGAAGTGACATTTCCCATCAGCTTATAAGTGTTATATCTCGACTTCGACAAGCCACATTATTCGACGACATAAGCTAAAATCTAGCGAATTACCTCTCCAATCAACTTGCAATCATGTGCCGACCAATTTCTTTTTGGTTCCTCTAGAAGCCAAAGCACTTATATTTCACCTCAATAAACTCCCAATCCAACTGAATTATTTTCCCATATTAAAACTTCGTATACACCGCAATGTTGTATAGCAAATATCATGTCCATTAAATGTACTAAAATGTAAAATGGCTTTGGTAACTACATAATGTTGAGTAAGTTCTGTAAGTTGTCAGATTTCAGAAGAGTAATCTCATTCAAATATCAGTCACTCAATGAATATATAAAAGGATTAGATGGACCCAACTACACTTGAGTTCCCTAGACTAAGAAAGTGTTCTAAATATGCAAAACCTGAAATACCTCCTCTTACTAAAATCTCTAGCACATAATCCATTGTTATAAGATATGTCACATTCTTAAATTAAAGAATGAGCACAACATGGAATTAACTTCTGACTTCTGTCTATTGTTTATTCAAGTGTTACTTTTATTAATTAGCATCACGAGTAACAAAAAGTAAAGAGCTTCCATTCCGTTTGCAGGATCGAATAGAGCATCTctaccaaaacaaataaatattttcttaggGAAGGGATAAATTAACAAACCTTCAATCAAAATTCCCATGAGAAGAGCTTCTGTTCCAGTAGTGGGATATTTAAGTTTTCTTGCTTCCAATTCACCCATGGCAAATGATTTTATCGCCTTTGACGACCATCTAAAATTTCACTCACCCAATTCAAGATACCTCAAGACACATCCAAATACCAACagataaacaataatacaaaTCAAACACCCAATAGCCCAAAAATCTCCTTTTCCTGGGGCAGCCAAAGAattcaaacaagaaagaaaacGGAAAATACTTACTTAGGAATTTTCTCTATAGATACTGCAGCCTCCGACTTTCTGCAATAACAAAATAAAGCAAAGGTGTTATCTTTATAGCTTACTGATTCAAATTTGATTAACATAAAAATTATACAATCAATCAATAAACTATGCCTGAATCCTGAATGAGTTGGGTCAACTACATGAATCCTATATATCCATCCACTCTATTCAAGCCTATCACATTCAGTTCAAAATACTCCCTCTCAGTGGTGGAGCCACCTGTAAGCAAGGTTTGTCAGAAAATTACACTCTGTAGTTAGGTAAAATTATTCTTTTATCTATATAGTACTATATGTTGAATCCCCTTGATTTCTTCGTGTGTtcaattatttatattttgatacCTATTAATAAAAATTCTAGCACCGCCACTGCACTtttttccaaaaagaatgatataTTTCTATATTTAGAAAAAAAAACTTAACTTTAAACTTCTTATTTTAACCTTAATCAGATTATTTATAGCTACACAAGTATATATTACTACTTGttttagaccacaagtttcaaaattgtttctttctttcttaaactccatgcTCGTCAAAGTGGATCACATAAAATGGGACAGAAGGGGCAGGTAATTAGAATTCTCCAAATCTCATACTAATCCATTAACAAATAATTACTTTAACTAAACAAGCTGTTAGTATAGTCCTAAGTCCTAACACCCCCCAAAAAAAGATGAACGCAAGAATAAGTAAAGGGTAGGTGTGAGAATTTACCCATAAGGAAGACTAAAGGAGATGGCGGCTTTAATGGGGCAATGTTTTGTAAGAAATGGTTTGAAAGTCTTGGACTGAAGAGAGAATTTGATTGGAGTACCAAGCCATTGACTATGCAAAATTTGTGGGTTTGTTGTCCAGAACGACGAATTGGGTCCTACTCCATAATTGAGCTGGTTGACGCCCTTTGAGGTGGCTGCCACTGTGGAGAGAGCAGCCATTTTTGCGGCAAGATTCTGCTCCAATTTGAGAAAATGGGTTGAATAGTTGGTCCGTTCTGGTTGGGATGATGAGATGATAAGAAACGACGGCGTTGCATAACCTTGGGCTCGTGTTTCTTGGGCTTCGTGTTTCTTATGGGCTTAAGCGAGTCTGACCCATTATACTATtgtgccaaaaataaaaaatgcaaaggttaacaccttatttattttaaataaatatcatttaaaaaaattatattctatagataccttttaatatttatagtaaaatatctaattttggctACCTCCTatccctaagccactaaatacgctattcagtcacactattttctttctctctctactttgatacatgtcattctcttccctTATTCCCTGAAAACATGATGCTCAATCTAAAAATTCCTCTCACCCACATCACCTACCATTAGTCACAAACGTTGATTTTTCCTGGTATACCACGAAGACTTCTCTGACTTTTCCCCTCAATTTTGTGCAACCCAAATGGAATCCAAAGGAGATGAAGCCTCCGAATTTGTATGATTTTTGCTCGGCTAATGTACATGATGCGTGGGAACAGTATATAATTTTTGCTAGATGGAATCCAAAGGAGATGAAGTGTGTGAATAACGTGGGAACAATGTATGAATTTTGTGCAACCCAAATGGAATCCAAAGGAGATGAAGCCAACAAAAATTTGTATGGTTTTCAATACAAGATTCAAGCTTTAACGACTTGCCATGATTTTTGCTCGGCTACTGTACATGATGCGTGGGAACAGTGAGATTCAGAGTTTTTGCTCGACGGCGGATTCGCCGGGAAAATTAGGGTttattcttgaacaaagacgacggattttggggctgagcaacttgattttctgttaatatatttcaatgtattttcaatatatcacgctgtattttcatgtatttcattatctttttttcattgtaattcaatgtatctcgttgtactCTATGAATTTCATTATATTCACTATctttttattgtatttcaatgtatcctgctgtattttatgtatttcattgtattcactgtctcgctatatgccatgatgtattcatatattttttttaattaatataatttacgtattcagatgtattatataatttctctgaagattgttatgtttttggggtatttttgggttgagaatctttttataactgaaaatacaaaatttgtgtgttacaattgggtttgttgagttatattaggagtctattatattaattgattcactttccgtttaaaaacagtgcAATCCCCTGTTTTACGCCgtaaatacagtcgaatacaataatttgtcaGCTATAATCCCATATTTCACGTTATGAATGCaatcgaatacactcgaatacaacaactgattaactggacttccctgattcacgcctattttacatattgtattcatgaatacaatagcttaaatacatctaacatatcttataacaacagaaaacgtatctacaatcggtaatataacaaatggtatttatagatagctaattaccactaaaagatagtgttttatgaaaatttccctaAAAAATAGCATGATTTACAACTGGTAACTGATAAATAGTCATAATTTTAAACGTAATCGAAACTTAGCTACTTTTTCATGTAAAGGTAAAATCTGGAAAAAAACACCATTAAAATCCAGAAAaatttcagcataatatgctggagttcaaattTTTTGCATATGGGATTCCAGCATATACGCATGAACGAATTTTTTGCATATGAGATTCCAGCATACACGCAGGAGATCCAtaatccagtatattatgttggaacttacCGTGTTTCAACTAAAATAGTGGCTATaattcaatgactttgcaaacgctgactattGATTACCAATCCGAAAACTAGCTAGCCCATGCTATTTTCACCCAGAGTCGAAAGACCCGACCGAGCAAGGCCATGATCCACAGATGAACAAACCACTCATTCAAACATCACACATCCAccattaaataatattttaggaATTGAAGTTACTGAAAATCAGAGGCAGAAGAGGTAAAAGATTGAATCTAAAAAACTAGTGTTTAAGAGTAGTGTAATTTAGTGAAATTCATTTTGTATTGTACAAGAAAAGAATTACATTTATGTATGTGCTCTCAATAAAGAATTAAAACAATTTCGTccctgttataaaataaaagcaattcagtaaaatat
This region includes:
- the LOC104246982 gene encoding ATP-dependent Clp protease ATP-binding subunit CLPT2, chloroplastic isoform X1, encoding MAALSTVAATSKGVNQLNYGVGPNSSFWTTNPQILHSQWLGTPIKFSLQSKTFKPFLTKHCPIKAAISFSLPYGKSEAAVSIEKIPKWSSKAIKSFAMGELEARKLKYPTTGTEALLMGILIEGTNFASKYLRANSITLFKVREETVKILGKADMWFFSPEHPPLTEDAQKALDWAVDEKLKSSDNGEITTTHLLLGVWSQVGSPGYKILSALGFNDEKAQELKKVISEPGFVDD
- the LOC104246982 gene encoding ATP-dependent Clp protease ATP-binding subunit CLPT2, chloroplastic isoform X2; protein product: MAALSTVAATSKGVNQLNYGVGPNSSFWTTNPQILHSQWLGTPIKFSLQSKTFKPFLTKHCPIKAAISFSLPYGKSEAAVSIEKIPKWSSKAIKSFAMGELEARKLKYPTTGTEALLMGILIEGTNFASKYLRANSITLFKVREETVKILGKADMWFFSPEHPPLTEDAQKALDWAVDEKLKSSMCILPLN